From the Chiroxiphia lanceolata isolate bChiLan1 chromosome Z, bChiLan1.pri, whole genome shotgun sequence genome, one window contains:
- the LRRC19 gene encoding leucine-rich repeat-containing protein 19 isoform X1 gives MLPLRSNRKALNMKHSWLVIWVGTLFLNPVTADCNITSQTQVICDESGKNLFNIPTNLSQNVTKLSLKNNKITLKDSDKEILGHFINLTELHLNKNRITELHKNSFCNLKKLINLDISNNHISTVHKAAFAGLNQLSVLNLSYNMIAQLDSNAFTSLESLTVLNLQCNLLNYLHIKSSFKLIKIVLAGNPWICSCDLLDLQIWLTASNVTLENESNTTCTLPTKEEISIKMAIQPADCKTEKTSLENTVTSTPVINLRSSALITALTPNITGNNGTHAELPLLGKSWTFLAGVLAFVLGTTLLIFTAVKCPTWYRYVISYRHRRLEENDPERFEQEFSADMSPSPSVLGTNSEEPIVIFEKIHAFGDGEDGFIEDKYIDSYVNEES, from the exons ATGCTGCCTTTAAGAAGCAACAGAAAG GCTCTAAACATGAAACATTCTTGGCTTGTGATCTGGGTTGGAACACTGTTTTTGAATCCAGTGACTGCTGACTGCAACATTACTTCCCAAACT CAGGTCATTTGTGACGAGTCTGGAAAGAACCTCTTTAATATCCCCACCAACCTTTCTCAAAACGTTACTAAATTAAGCctcaaaaacaataaaatcactttaaaaGATAGTGACAAAGAGATTCTTGGACATTTTATTAACCTCACTGAACTTCATCTGAATAAAAACAGGATTACTGAACTGCACAAGAACAGCTTCTGCAATCTGAAAAAACTCATAAATCTGGATATCAGCAACAATCATATTAGCACAGTTCATAAAGCAGCATTTGCAGGATTAAATCAACTGTCTGTGTTGAATCTATCCTATAACATGATTGCTCAATTAGATTCAAACGCATTTACTTCTCTAGAAAGCCTGACGGTTTTAAATCTACAGTGCAACTTACTGAACTACCTTCATATAAAATCATCTTTTAAATTGATTAAAATTGTTTTAGCTGGAAACCCATGGATCTGCTCCTGTGACCTCCTTGACTTACAGATATGGCTAACTGCCTCCAATGTTACATTGG aaaatgaaagcaacacTACATGTACACTACCAACCAAGGAAGAAATCTCCATCAAGATGGCTATTCAACCAGCTgactgcaaaactgaaaaaacttCTTTAGAAAACACTGTAACTTCCACTCCTGTCATTAACCTTAGAAGCAGTGCCTTAATAACAGCTCTGACTCCAAACATCACTGGAAACAATGGAACACATGCAG agttACCACTTCTTGGCAAAAGTTGGACCTTCCTGGCGGGTGTCCTAGCGTTTGTCCTAGGCACTACACTCCTGATTTTTACTGCTGTAAAATGCCCAACATGGTATCGTTATGTGATCAGCTACCGACACCGTCGTCTGGAAGAAAATGACCCAGAGAGGTTTGAACAGGAGTTCTCAGCTGACATGAGCCCTTCTCCTTCAGTACTGGGTACAAACAGTGAAGAACCCATTGTAATCTTTGAGAAAATTCATGCATTTGGGGATGGAGAAGATGGATTTATTGAGGATAAATACATTGATTCTTATGTAAATGAGGAGAGTTAA
- the LRRC19 gene encoding leucine-rich repeat-containing protein 19 isoform X2 yields MLPLRSNRKALNMKHSWLVIWVGTLFLNPVTADCNITSQTVICDESGKNLFNIPTNLSQNVTKLSLKNNKITLKDSDKEILGHFINLTELHLNKNRITELHKNSFCNLKKLINLDISNNHISTVHKAAFAGLNQLSVLNLSYNMIAQLDSNAFTSLESLTVLNLQCNLLNYLHIKSSFKLIKIVLAGNPWICSCDLLDLQIWLTASNVTLENESNTTCTLPTKEEISIKMAIQPADCKTEKTSLENTVTSTPVINLRSSALITALTPNITGNNGTHAELPLLGKSWTFLAGVLAFVLGTTLLIFTAVKCPTWYRYVISYRHRRLEENDPERFEQEFSADMSPSPSVLGTNSEEPIVIFEKIHAFGDGEDGFIEDKYIDSYVNEES; encoded by the exons ATGCTGCCTTTAAGAAGCAACAGAAAG GCTCTAAACATGAAACATTCTTGGCTTGTGATCTGGGTTGGAACACTGTTTTTGAATCCAGTGACTGCTGACTGCAACATTACTTCCCAAACT GTCATTTGTGACGAGTCTGGAAAGAACCTCTTTAATATCCCCACCAACCTTTCTCAAAACGTTACTAAATTAAGCctcaaaaacaataaaatcactttaaaaGATAGTGACAAAGAGATTCTTGGACATTTTATTAACCTCACTGAACTTCATCTGAATAAAAACAGGATTACTGAACTGCACAAGAACAGCTTCTGCAATCTGAAAAAACTCATAAATCTGGATATCAGCAACAATCATATTAGCACAGTTCATAAAGCAGCATTTGCAGGATTAAATCAACTGTCTGTGTTGAATCTATCCTATAACATGATTGCTCAATTAGATTCAAACGCATTTACTTCTCTAGAAAGCCTGACGGTTTTAAATCTACAGTGCAACTTACTGAACTACCTTCATATAAAATCATCTTTTAAATTGATTAAAATTGTTTTAGCTGGAAACCCATGGATCTGCTCCTGTGACCTCCTTGACTTACAGATATGGCTAACTGCCTCCAATGTTACATTGG aaaatgaaagcaacacTACATGTACACTACCAACCAAGGAAGAAATCTCCATCAAGATGGCTATTCAACCAGCTgactgcaaaactgaaaaaacttCTTTAGAAAACACTGTAACTTCCACTCCTGTCATTAACCTTAGAAGCAGTGCCTTAATAACAGCTCTGACTCCAAACATCACTGGAAACAATGGAACACATGCAG agttACCACTTCTTGGCAAAAGTTGGACCTTCCTGGCGGGTGTCCTAGCGTTTGTCCTAGGCACTACACTCCTGATTTTTACTGCTGTAAAATGCCCAACATGGTATCGTTATGTGATCAGCTACCGACACCGTCGTCTGGAAGAAAATGACCCAGAGAGGTTTGAACAGGAGTTCTCAGCTGACATGAGCCCTTCTCCTTCAGTACTGGGTACAAACAGTGAAGAACCCATTGTAATCTTTGAGAAAATTCATGCATTTGGGGATGGAGAAGATGGATTTATTGAGGATAAATACATTGATTCTTATGTAAATGAGGAGAGTTAA
- the LRRC19 gene encoding leucine-rich repeat-containing protein 19 isoform X3 codes for MLPLRSNRKQVICDESGKNLFNIPTNLSQNVTKLSLKNNKITLKDSDKEILGHFINLTELHLNKNRITELHKNSFCNLKKLINLDISNNHISTVHKAAFAGLNQLSVLNLSYNMIAQLDSNAFTSLESLTVLNLQCNLLNYLHIKSSFKLIKIVLAGNPWICSCDLLDLQIWLTASNVTLENESNTTCTLPTKEEISIKMAIQPADCKTEKTSLENTVTSTPVINLRSSALITALTPNITGNNGTHAELPLLGKSWTFLAGVLAFVLGTTLLIFTAVKCPTWYRYVISYRHRRLEENDPERFEQEFSADMSPSPSVLGTNSEEPIVIFEKIHAFGDGEDGFIEDKYIDSYVNEES; via the exons ATGCTGCCTTTAAGAAGCAACAGAAAG CAGGTCATTTGTGACGAGTCTGGAAAGAACCTCTTTAATATCCCCACCAACCTTTCTCAAAACGTTACTAAATTAAGCctcaaaaacaataaaatcactttaaaaGATAGTGACAAAGAGATTCTTGGACATTTTATTAACCTCACTGAACTTCATCTGAATAAAAACAGGATTACTGAACTGCACAAGAACAGCTTCTGCAATCTGAAAAAACTCATAAATCTGGATATCAGCAACAATCATATTAGCACAGTTCATAAAGCAGCATTTGCAGGATTAAATCAACTGTCTGTGTTGAATCTATCCTATAACATGATTGCTCAATTAGATTCAAACGCATTTACTTCTCTAGAAAGCCTGACGGTTTTAAATCTACAGTGCAACTTACTGAACTACCTTCATATAAAATCATCTTTTAAATTGATTAAAATTGTTTTAGCTGGAAACCCATGGATCTGCTCCTGTGACCTCCTTGACTTACAGATATGGCTAACTGCCTCCAATGTTACATTGG aaaatgaaagcaacacTACATGTACACTACCAACCAAGGAAGAAATCTCCATCAAGATGGCTATTCAACCAGCTgactgcaaaactgaaaaaacttCTTTAGAAAACACTGTAACTTCCACTCCTGTCATTAACCTTAGAAGCAGTGCCTTAATAACAGCTCTGACTCCAAACATCACTGGAAACAATGGAACACATGCAG agttACCACTTCTTGGCAAAAGTTGGACCTTCCTGGCGGGTGTCCTAGCGTTTGTCCTAGGCACTACACTCCTGATTTTTACTGCTGTAAAATGCCCAACATGGTATCGTTATGTGATCAGCTACCGACACCGTCGTCTGGAAGAAAATGACCCAGAGAGGTTTGAACAGGAGTTCTCAGCTGACATGAGCCCTTCTCCTTCAGTACTGGGTACAAACAGTGAAGAACCCATTGTAATCTTTGAGAAAATTCATGCATTTGGGGATGGAGAAGATGGATTTATTGAGGATAAATACATTGATTCTTATGTAAATGAGGAGAGTTAA